In Nematostella vectensis chromosome 2, jaNemVect1.1, whole genome shotgun sequence, one genomic interval encodes:
- the LOC5517959 gene encoding uncharacterized protein LOC5517959 isoform X1 has protein sequence MPMRRGRFAPQNTFLETIAQKFDHGNSNFVLGSAQEKNNYPIVYCSDGFCELTGFTRTELMRRTCACNFLYGLETNQEDVRNIQNALKTQKELKKEVIFYRKNGSHFFCLLDIVPIKNEKGTVVLFLVSHKDVTKRKQSGEATHDRDENASSRTGPGERKLTRSRSRKFSRDVLLHLSRQYQQSNSATKPQSRRPTKRSRSFSFTSERLPLYKRETTKKSKLLFLHYSNVKSLWDWWVLILTFYIAIMVPYNVAFSRHGKARDLIIVDMVIELFFILDIVVHFRTTFVNKAGRIVYEQKAIAIHYLKGWFILDFLAALPFEALYFINKSWEYSAFTNQSSAYKEGFLVQLLKCGRLLRLFRVVRKLHRYTEYSTVLLTLLMLAFAMVAHWLACIWYVIGLEEVSHNSTISWLYQFGETIQMPFIAFSPDTGPDEGSAYVTALYFILTSMTTVGFGNVSANTRAEKAFAVVVMLIGALMHAAIFGNVAAIIQKLYANRVRYHSRSNEIKQFIRVHHIEADLANRLEDCFHTTWSLSGGVDTREILTTFPYELQADVCMHLYRGLLDLPVFSQAPRGLFRMVSLKVSPVYIGPGEYLLTQNDVINSIYYIASGSMEVLQGESVAAILGKGDLFGEDISRKSPIRRSNGDVRALTYCDVYYITRDKLQEVMHLYPDFSYKFSEKLELTYDLGASEKDIWRRGGLDSISEDEEEDEDEATSPETDKENPVTSPTRTRFDFSPKLNMLSRRRSNPLRFANESLCTNKVQNRRPNSLTISNRRPQETQPLLNATPTRLGSHGDMNEEVGQEDSEETALEWEQENFTLKKEEPVEKGMECTQNLTLAVSGEITPSAIDRTGRLETDMGIDSLQSRNADETESSLRLDRDSFIKQLHLSTDEMGNRMSRNTSLGDLEEAEECRNDDGDKESSTEDEPLLDSMNSSLRKKRRPQFTRSQAYSTPTPRLVRQICASPGGSSTRSSKGVLLGDVRRTFSCGAQESSEEHTAKYRNNDSPTSGRGYADNLTSDHREHNRLLIEPEDFDCDFPPINNLTLVSDRSIQDTLELKGLDSGCSTPRRKRSISPGCESPYMSKLFAYTPPPHESTEYGHNSHEDVNDLSYTTLNDAPRHSYYENQTPVVSSPAPPEDKPPARRRKVSAVAPPPAIFASLLSQASSPYADFTPPQIVRESPITCDCGEDETCVACRGEKHSDSTHALEDHTTYSTASSSRRFSRGSSENLSKSGSVTSSTESISRGLHYSLSFRRNADLNRTNALQEPSDDLRISTEGLTTGYILNGNIISPEEGSIHNDTADMYLANHNEAYQSPCASGRDDPLIDAMCRLEGFSHGESATINRAFSNDRIPSTHAPNVAPSSEGAAGEVDFCLRLGSSAISDSEEICTGPENNDSKRPGTGLNLPFFDGGTKMGCNQYLYNDHLLTVQDSFTNTSDISSQSSLSFSPVTSIRSSAIKSIRSMDNVTTDDLPQRYKESLNTHPVRKPKLSGELSTCSLQSLTDNTTAERPIRISFSEPHLHTKYLGELPITENEQYGDDQLEDIFKDVVSTKEAMERLQVILNSPEPDLCSELTDTKETVKRLDRQVVNLNQDVASLSRDVKTVLEMLKGFRNGQVEPRF, from the exons GCTCCCATTTTTTCTGCCTGCTGGACATTGTCCCGATTAAAAATGAGAAAGGAACAGTGGTGTTATTCTTGGTCTCGCATAAGGACGTCACGAAGCGCAAACAGAGCGGAGAGGCTACCCATGATCGCGACGAGAACG CAAGCAGTCGGACGGGGCCTGGGGAGAGAAAGCTGACCCGTTCACGGTCACGCAAGTTCAGTCGGGATGTGTTACTTCATCTGTCACGCCAGTATCAGCAGTCCAACAGCGCGACAAAGCCGCAGTCACGCAGGCCCACAAAGAGATCACGG TCGTTCTCCTTCACATCTGAGCGCCTACCATTGTACAAGAGGGAAACCACTAAGAAGTCCAAGCTATTGTTCTTACACTACAGCAACGTGAAAAGCCTCTGGGATTGGTGGGTGCTGATCTTGACTTTCTACATCGCCATCATG GTCCCATACAACGTAGCGTTCAGCAGGCACGGCAAGGCTAGGGACCTAATCATAGTGGACATGGTTATAGAACTCTTCTTTATTTTGGACATAGTGGTCCACTTTCGGACGACTTTTGTGAACAAGGCTGGACGGATCGTTTACGAACAGAAAGCCATCGCAATTCACTATCTCAAGGGTTGGTTTATACTGGATTTCCTGGCCGCCCTACCATTCGAAGCGTTATACTTTATCAACAAGTCATGG GAGTATTCAGCATTCACTAACCAGAGCTCGGCATACAAAGAG GGGTTCTTAGTGCAATTACTCAAGTGTGGTCGCCTATTGCGCCTGTTTCGCGTCGTCCGAAAGCTTCACCGGTATACGGAATACAGCACAGTGTTACTCACGCTATTAATGTTAGCCTTTGCGATGGTCGCCCACTGGCTGGCATGTATCTG GTATGTGATTGGTCTAGAAGAAGTTAGCCACAACTCCACCATTAGCTGGCTTTACCAGTTTGGCGAGACTATTCAGATGCCTTTTATCGCATTCTCCCCGGACACAGGACCGGACGAGGGCTCTGCTTACGTCACTGCGCTCTACTTCATTCTCACAAGTATGACGACTGTCGGTTTCGGCAACGTGTCGGCTAACACCCGAGCTGAAAAGGCGTTCGCGGTTGTCGTCATGTTAATAGGAG CATTGATGCACGCTGCTATCTTTGGCAACGTTGCTGCGATCATTCAGAAGCTATATGCAAACCGAGTGCGTTATCATTCCCGCTCTAACGAGATCAAGCAGTTCATTCGGGTTCACCACATCGAGGCAGATCTTGCTAATAGGCTCGAGGACTGTTTTCACACCACATGGTCGCTCTCAGGAGGAGTCGATACACGAGAG ATATTGACGACGTTTCCGTACGAGCTCCAGGCTGACGTCTGTATGCATCTCTACCGAGGACTTCTCGATCTCCCGGTGTTTTCTCAAGCCCCGCGCGGCCTATTCCGGATGGTCTCGCTCAAGGTCAGCCCGGTCTATATCGGTCCTGGAGAATACCTGCTTACACAGAATGATGTCATCAACAGCATATATTACATCGCCAGCGGTTCCATGGAGGTTCTTCAGGGCGAATCGGTTGCTGCAATATTAG GGAAAGGAGACTTATTTGGAGAGGACATATCTCGCAAGTCACCGATTCGCCGATCCAATGGTGACGTCAGGGCGCTGACGTACTGTGACGTGTATTACATCACACGTGACAAGCTACAGGAGGTGATGCACCTATATCCAGACTTCAGTTACAAGTTCAGCGAGAAGCTGGAGCTCACATACGACTTAGGTGCCAGTGAG AAAGACATTTGGCGCCGAGGTGGCCTGGACTCAATATCAGAAGATGAGGAAGAGGACGAGGACGAGGCGACGTCACCAGAAACCGACAAAGAAAATCCCGTCACATCCCCTACTAGGACAAGATTCGACTTCAGCCCCAAGCTGAACATGCTATCCCGGCGCCGCAGTAACCCTCTGAGATTTGCTAACGAGTCTTTGTGCACGAACAAGGTGCAGAACCGTAGGCCAAATAGTCTCACGATATCCAATCGAAGGCCTCAAGAGACACAACCTCTTTTGAATGCCACGCCCACGCGGCTTGGTTCCCATGGTGACATGAATGAAGAGGTTGGTCAGGAGGATAGTGAAGAAACAGCGCTTGAATGGGAACAAGAAAACTTCACCTTGAAGAAAGAGGAACCCGTGGAAAAGGGTATGGAATGTACCCAAAATCTGACTCTTGCGGTTAGCGGTGAGATCACGCCTTCGGCCATTGACAGGACGGGTCGCTTGGAAACAGACATGGGAATTGATAGTTTACAGTCTCGCAATGCGGACGAGACAGAATCGAGTTTAAGGCTTGATAGAGATTCCTTCATAAAACAGCTGCACCTCAGCACGGACGAGATGGGAAACAGAATGAGTCGGAACACTAGCTTGGGTGATTTGGAAGAGGCAGAAGAATGCAGAAACGACGACGGCGATAAGGAATCATCCACGGAGGATGAACCTTTGCTTGATTCTATGAACTCGAGTCTGCGCAAAAAGAGAAGACCGCAATTCACGCGGTCGCAGGCCTATAGCACGCCAACACCGAGACTTGTGAGGCAGATTTGTGCGTCACCAGGGGGGAGTAGCACCAGGTCGTCCAAGGGGGTCTTGTTAGGAGACGTAAGACGGACGTTTAGTTGTGGTGCTCAGGAGTCGAGTGAGGAACACACAGCGAAGTATAGGAACAATGACTCTCCGACAAGTGGACGAGGGTACGCCGATAACTTAACGAGCGATCACCGAGAGCATAATCGTTTACTCATTGAACCAGAAGATTTTGATTGCGACTTTCCACCGATCAATAATCTAACCTTAGTAAGTGACCGATCAATACAGGACACATTAGAACTAAAGGGTCTAGACAGCGGCTGTAGTACGCCTAGACGGAAAAGAAGTATTTCGCCCGGGTGCGAAAGCCCTTATATGAGTAAACTTTTTGCGTACACACCACCTCCTCATGAAAGTACCGAGTATGGCCATAATTCCCACGAGGATGTAAACGATCTCAGCTACACCACTTTGAACGACGCACCCCGGCATTCTTATTATGAGAACCAAACGCCGGTAGTTTCATCCCCAGCACCCCCCGAAGACAAGCCTCCCGCGAGAAGACGTAAAGTGTCTGCAGTGGCTCCGCCACCAGCAATATTCGCGTCTCTTCTATCCCAGGCGTCTAGTCCCTATGCAGATTTCACTCCACCGCAAATTGTGCGCGAGTCGCCGATAACATGTGACTGCGGCGAGGATGAAACCTGTGTTGCATGCCGGGGTGAGAAACACAGTGATAGTACGCATGCGCTGGAGGATCATACCACCTACTCGACAGCATCTTCATCACGTAGGTTCTCCCGGGGCTCGAGTGAAAACTTGAGTAAGTCAGGCTCCGTGACAAGTAGCACAGAATCCATCTCACGAGGACTGCATTATTCTTTAAGTTTTCGAAGAAATGCTGACCTTAATCGAACTAATGCTCTCCAAGAGCCAAGTGATGACTTGAGAATTTCCACGGAAGGCTTAACTACAGGGTATATTTTAAATGGAAATATCATATCACCTGAAGAAGGAAGCATTCATAATGACACCGCTGACATGTATCTAGCTAATCACAACGAAGCATACCAAAGTCCTTGTGCCTCAGGCAGAGATGATCCTCTCATCGACGCAATGTGCCGCTTGGAGGGGTTTTCACATGGCGAATCGGCCACTATCAACCGCGCGTTTTCAAATGATAGAATTCCGAGTACGCATGCGCCGAATGTTGCGCCATCCAGTGAGGGCGCGGCGGGGGAAGTAGATTTTTGTCTGAGGCTTGGGTCGAGTGCAATATCAGACTCTGAGGAGATTTGTACCGGACCTGAAAATAATGACTCAAAAAGACCCGGAACTGGACTAAACCTACCATTCTTCGACGGTGGTACTAAAATGGGATGCAATCAGTATTTATACAATGACCATCTCCTTACAGTACAAGACTCATTTACCAACACAAGCGACATTTCGTCACAGTCATCTCTTTCGTTCTCACCCGTGACATCTATCAGGTCTTCCGCTATTAAAAGTATACGATCCATGGATAACGTAACAACAGACGATCTTCCACAGCGCTATAAAGAATCCCTAAACACACACCCCGTCAGAAAGCCCAAACTATCAGGAGAACTCTCGACATGCTCGCTACAGTCTCTAACGGATAACACCACCGCCGAACGACCAATCAGGATCAGTTTCTCAGAGCCTCACTTGCATACTAAGTATTTGGGGGAATTGCCTATTACTGAAAATGAACAGTACGGTGACGACCAGTTGGAAGATATTTTCAAAGATGTAGTTAGTACAAAGGAGGCAATGGAGAGACTCCAAGTGATCTTAAACTCACCCGAGCCAGATCTGTGCTCGGAGCTTACAGATACGAAGGAAACAGTGAAGAGGTTAGACAGACAAGTGGTGAATTTAAACCAGGACGTTGCCTCGCTTAGCCGAGACGTAAAAACCGTACTGGAAATGCTTAAAGGATTTAGGAATGGACAAGTAGAGCCAAGGTTTTAG
- the LOC5517959 gene encoding uncharacterized protein LOC5517959 isoform X2, with protein MPMRRGRFAPQNTFLETIAQKFDHGNSNFVLGSAQEKNNYPIVYCSDGFCELTGFTRTELMRRTCACNFLYGLETNQEDVRNIQNALKTQKELKKEVIFYRKNGSHFFCLLDIVPIKNEKGTVVLFLVSHKDVTKRKQSGEATHDRDENASSRTGPGERKLTRSRSRKFSRDVLLHLSRQYQQSNSATKPQSRRPTKRSRSFSFTSERLPLYKRETTKKSKLLFLHYSNVKSLWDWWVLILTFYIAIMVPYNVAFSRHGKARDLIIVDMVIELFFILDIVVHFRTTFVNKAGRIVYEQKAIAIHYLKGWFILDFLAALPFEALYFINKSWGFLVQLLKCGRLLRLFRVVRKLHRYTEYSTVLLTLLMLAFAMVAHWLACIWYVIGLEEVSHNSTISWLYQFGETIQMPFIAFSPDTGPDEGSAYVTALYFILTSMTTVGFGNVSANTRAEKAFAVVVMLIGALMHAAIFGNVAAIIQKLYANRVRYHSRSNEIKQFIRVHHIEADLANRLEDCFHTTWSLSGGVDTREILTTFPYELQADVCMHLYRGLLDLPVFSQAPRGLFRMVSLKVSPVYIGPGEYLLTQNDVINSIYYIASGSMEVLQGESVAAILGKGDLFGEDISRKSPIRRSNGDVRALTYCDVYYITRDKLQEVMHLYPDFSYKFSEKLELTYDLGASEKDIWRRGGLDSISEDEEEDEDEATSPETDKENPVTSPTRTRFDFSPKLNMLSRRRSNPLRFANESLCTNKVQNRRPNSLTISNRRPQETQPLLNATPTRLGSHGDMNEEVGQEDSEETALEWEQENFTLKKEEPVEKGMECTQNLTLAVSGEITPSAIDRTGRLETDMGIDSLQSRNADETESSLRLDRDSFIKQLHLSTDEMGNRMSRNTSLGDLEEAEECRNDDGDKESSTEDEPLLDSMNSSLRKKRRPQFTRSQAYSTPTPRLVRQICASPGGSSTRSSKGVLLGDVRRTFSCGAQESSEEHTAKYRNNDSPTSGRGYADNLTSDHREHNRLLIEPEDFDCDFPPINNLTLVSDRSIQDTLELKGLDSGCSTPRRKRSISPGCESPYMSKLFAYTPPPHESTEYGHNSHEDVNDLSYTTLNDAPRHSYYENQTPVVSSPAPPEDKPPARRRKVSAVAPPPAIFASLLSQASSPYADFTPPQIVRESPITCDCGEDETCVACRGEKHSDSTHALEDHTTYSTASSSRRFSRGSSENLSKSGSVTSSTESISRGLHYSLSFRRNADLNRTNALQEPSDDLRISTEGLTTGYILNGNIISPEEGSIHNDTADMYLANHNEAYQSPCASGRDDPLIDAMCRLEGFSHGESATINRAFSNDRIPSTHAPNVAPSSEGAAGEVDFCLRLGSSAISDSEEICTGPENNDSKRPGTGLNLPFFDGGTKMGCNQYLYNDHLLTVQDSFTNTSDISSQSSLSFSPVTSIRSSAIKSIRSMDNVTTDDLPQRYKESLNTHPVRKPKLSGELSTCSLQSLTDNTTAERPIRISFSEPHLHTKYLGELPITENEQYGDDQLEDIFKDVVSTKEAMERLQVILNSPEPDLCSELTDTKETVKRLDRQVVNLNQDVASLSRDVKTVLEMLKGFRNGQVEPRF; from the exons GCTCCCATTTTTTCTGCCTGCTGGACATTGTCCCGATTAAAAATGAGAAAGGAACAGTGGTGTTATTCTTGGTCTCGCATAAGGACGTCACGAAGCGCAAACAGAGCGGAGAGGCTACCCATGATCGCGACGAGAACG CAAGCAGTCGGACGGGGCCTGGGGAGAGAAAGCTGACCCGTTCACGGTCACGCAAGTTCAGTCGGGATGTGTTACTTCATCTGTCACGCCAGTATCAGCAGTCCAACAGCGCGACAAAGCCGCAGTCACGCAGGCCCACAAAGAGATCACGG TCGTTCTCCTTCACATCTGAGCGCCTACCATTGTACAAGAGGGAAACCACTAAGAAGTCCAAGCTATTGTTCTTACACTACAGCAACGTGAAAAGCCTCTGGGATTGGTGGGTGCTGATCTTGACTTTCTACATCGCCATCATG GTCCCATACAACGTAGCGTTCAGCAGGCACGGCAAGGCTAGGGACCTAATCATAGTGGACATGGTTATAGAACTCTTCTTTATTTTGGACATAGTGGTCCACTTTCGGACGACTTTTGTGAACAAGGCTGGACGGATCGTTTACGAACAGAAAGCCATCGCAATTCACTATCTCAAGGGTTGGTTTATACTGGATTTCCTGGCCGCCCTACCATTCGAAGCGTTATACTTTATCAACAAGTCATGG GGGTTCTTAGTGCAATTACTCAAGTGTGGTCGCCTATTGCGCCTGTTTCGCGTCGTCCGAAAGCTTCACCGGTATACGGAATACAGCACAGTGTTACTCACGCTATTAATGTTAGCCTTTGCGATGGTCGCCCACTGGCTGGCATGTATCTG GTATGTGATTGGTCTAGAAGAAGTTAGCCACAACTCCACCATTAGCTGGCTTTACCAGTTTGGCGAGACTATTCAGATGCCTTTTATCGCATTCTCCCCGGACACAGGACCGGACGAGGGCTCTGCTTACGTCACTGCGCTCTACTTCATTCTCACAAGTATGACGACTGTCGGTTTCGGCAACGTGTCGGCTAACACCCGAGCTGAAAAGGCGTTCGCGGTTGTCGTCATGTTAATAGGAG CATTGATGCACGCTGCTATCTTTGGCAACGTTGCTGCGATCATTCAGAAGCTATATGCAAACCGAGTGCGTTATCATTCCCGCTCTAACGAGATCAAGCAGTTCATTCGGGTTCACCACATCGAGGCAGATCTTGCTAATAGGCTCGAGGACTGTTTTCACACCACATGGTCGCTCTCAGGAGGAGTCGATACACGAGAG ATATTGACGACGTTTCCGTACGAGCTCCAGGCTGACGTCTGTATGCATCTCTACCGAGGACTTCTCGATCTCCCGGTGTTTTCTCAAGCCCCGCGCGGCCTATTCCGGATGGTCTCGCTCAAGGTCAGCCCGGTCTATATCGGTCCTGGAGAATACCTGCTTACACAGAATGATGTCATCAACAGCATATATTACATCGCCAGCGGTTCCATGGAGGTTCTTCAGGGCGAATCGGTTGCTGCAATATTAG GGAAAGGAGACTTATTTGGAGAGGACATATCTCGCAAGTCACCGATTCGCCGATCCAATGGTGACGTCAGGGCGCTGACGTACTGTGACGTGTATTACATCACACGTGACAAGCTACAGGAGGTGATGCACCTATATCCAGACTTCAGTTACAAGTTCAGCGAGAAGCTGGAGCTCACATACGACTTAGGTGCCAGTGAG AAAGACATTTGGCGCCGAGGTGGCCTGGACTCAATATCAGAAGATGAGGAAGAGGACGAGGACGAGGCGACGTCACCAGAAACCGACAAAGAAAATCCCGTCACATCCCCTACTAGGACAAGATTCGACTTCAGCCCCAAGCTGAACATGCTATCCCGGCGCCGCAGTAACCCTCTGAGATTTGCTAACGAGTCTTTGTGCACGAACAAGGTGCAGAACCGTAGGCCAAATAGTCTCACGATATCCAATCGAAGGCCTCAAGAGACACAACCTCTTTTGAATGCCACGCCCACGCGGCTTGGTTCCCATGGTGACATGAATGAAGAGGTTGGTCAGGAGGATAGTGAAGAAACAGCGCTTGAATGGGAACAAGAAAACTTCACCTTGAAGAAAGAGGAACCCGTGGAAAAGGGTATGGAATGTACCCAAAATCTGACTCTTGCGGTTAGCGGTGAGATCACGCCTTCGGCCATTGACAGGACGGGTCGCTTGGAAACAGACATGGGAATTGATAGTTTACAGTCTCGCAATGCGGACGAGACAGAATCGAGTTTAAGGCTTGATAGAGATTCCTTCATAAAACAGCTGCACCTCAGCACGGACGAGATGGGAAACAGAATGAGTCGGAACACTAGCTTGGGTGATTTGGAAGAGGCAGAAGAATGCAGAAACGACGACGGCGATAAGGAATCATCCACGGAGGATGAACCTTTGCTTGATTCTATGAACTCGAGTCTGCGCAAAAAGAGAAGACCGCAATTCACGCGGTCGCAGGCCTATAGCACGCCAACACCGAGACTTGTGAGGCAGATTTGTGCGTCACCAGGGGGGAGTAGCACCAGGTCGTCCAAGGGGGTCTTGTTAGGAGACGTAAGACGGACGTTTAGTTGTGGTGCTCAGGAGTCGAGTGAGGAACACACAGCGAAGTATAGGAACAATGACTCTCCGACAAGTGGACGAGGGTACGCCGATAACTTAACGAGCGATCACCGAGAGCATAATCGTTTACTCATTGAACCAGAAGATTTTGATTGCGACTTTCCACCGATCAATAATCTAACCTTAGTAAGTGACCGATCAATACAGGACACATTAGAACTAAAGGGTCTAGACAGCGGCTGTAGTACGCCTAGACGGAAAAGAAGTATTTCGCCCGGGTGCGAAAGCCCTTATATGAGTAAACTTTTTGCGTACACACCACCTCCTCATGAAAGTACCGAGTATGGCCATAATTCCCACGAGGATGTAAACGATCTCAGCTACACCACTTTGAACGACGCACCCCGGCATTCTTATTATGAGAACCAAACGCCGGTAGTTTCATCCCCAGCACCCCCCGAAGACAAGCCTCCCGCGAGAAGACGTAAAGTGTCTGCAGTGGCTCCGCCACCAGCAATATTCGCGTCTCTTCTATCCCAGGCGTCTAGTCCCTATGCAGATTTCACTCCACCGCAAATTGTGCGCGAGTCGCCGATAACATGTGACTGCGGCGAGGATGAAACCTGTGTTGCATGCCGGGGTGAGAAACACAGTGATAGTACGCATGCGCTGGAGGATCATACCACCTACTCGACAGCATCTTCATCACGTAGGTTCTCCCGGGGCTCGAGTGAAAACTTGAGTAAGTCAGGCTCCGTGACAAGTAGCACAGAATCCATCTCACGAGGACTGCATTATTCTTTAAGTTTTCGAAGAAATGCTGACCTTAATCGAACTAATGCTCTCCAAGAGCCAAGTGATGACTTGAGAATTTCCACGGAAGGCTTAACTACAGGGTATATTTTAAATGGAAATATCATATCACCTGAAGAAGGAAGCATTCATAATGACACCGCTGACATGTATCTAGCTAATCACAACGAAGCATACCAAAGTCCTTGTGCCTCAGGCAGAGATGATCCTCTCATCGACGCAATGTGCCGCTTGGAGGGGTTTTCACATGGCGAATCGGCCACTATCAACCGCGCGTTTTCAAATGATAGAATTCCGAGTACGCATGCGCCGAATGTTGCGCCATCCAGTGAGGGCGCGGCGGGGGAAGTAGATTTTTGTCTGAGGCTTGGGTCGAGTGCAATATCAGACTCTGAGGAGATTTGTACCGGACCTGAAAATAATGACTCAAAAAGACCCGGAACTGGACTAAACCTACCATTCTTCGACGGTGGTACTAAAATGGGATGCAATCAGTATTTATACAATGACCATCTCCTTACAGTACAAGACTCATTTACCAACACAAGCGACATTTCGTCACAGTCATCTCTTTCGTTCTCACCCGTGACATCTATCAGGTCTTCCGCTATTAAAAGTATACGATCCATGGATAACGTAACAACAGACGATCTTCCACAGCGCTATAAAGAATCCCTAAACACACACCCCGTCAGAAAGCCCAAACTATCAGGAGAACTCTCGACATGCTCGCTACAGTCTCTAACGGATAACACCACCGCCGAACGACCAATCAGGATCAGTTTCTCAGAGCCTCACTTGCATACTAAGTATTTGGGGGAATTGCCTATTACTGAAAATGAACAGTACGGTGACGACCAGTTGGAAGATATTTTCAAAGATGTAGTTAGTACAAAGGAGGCAATGGAGAGACTCCAAGTGATCTTAAACTCACCCGAGCCAGATCTGTGCTCGGAGCTTACAGATACGAAGGAAACAGTGAAGAGGTTAGACAGACAAGTGGTGAATTTAAACCAGGACGTTGCCTCGCTTAGCCGAGACGTAAAAACCGTACTGGAAATGCTTAAAGGATTTAGGAATGGACAAGTAGAGCCAAGGTTTTAG